The Candidatus Dechloromonas phosphoritropha genome includes a region encoding these proteins:
- a CDS encoding GlsB/YeaQ/YmgE family stress response membrane protein has protein sequence MGILWTIVLGFVIGVVAKLLHPGKENMGFIVTVLLGIGGSFLAGVIGQYFGWYQAGEGAGFIASVVVAIVLLVIYGKVRGGQSGGS, from the coding sequence ATGGGCATCTTGTGGACCATCGTTCTCGGTTTCGTCATCGGCGTCGTGGCCAAGTTGCTGCATCCGGGCAAGGAAAACATGGGCTTCATCGTCACCGTGCTGCTCGGCATCGGCGGCTCTTTCCTCGCCGGCGTGATCGGCCAGTACTTCGGCTGGTATCAGGCGGGTGAAGGCGCCGGATTCATCGCCTCGGTCGTCGTCGCCATCGTGCTGCTCGTCATCTACGGCAAGGTACGCGGCGGTCAATCCGGCGGGTCCTGA